In a single window of the Solea senegalensis isolate Sse05_10M linkage group LG1, IFAPA_SoseM_1, whole genome shotgun sequence genome:
- the xrn1 gene encoding 5'-3' exoribonuclease 1 encodes MGVPKFYRWISERYPCLSEVVKEHQIPEFDNLYLDMNGIIHQCSHPNDEDVHFRISEEKIFADIFHYLEVLFRIIKPRKVFFMAVDGVAPRAKMNQQRGRRFRSAKEAEDKIKKALDKGEVLPTEARFDSNCITPGTEFMARLQEQLKYFVHNKLSTDRLWQNVRVYLSGHETPGEGEHKIMEFIRSENSKPSHDPNTRHCLYGLDADLIMLGLTSHEPNFSLLREEVRFGGKKSQKRITAPEETTFHLLHLSLMREYIDYEFSPLRNHIGSDYDLERIIDDWILMGFLVGNDFIPHLPHLHISHDALPLLYKTYISVLPSVGGYLNENGHLNLRNFEKYMEKLAEFDREHFSEVFVDLKWFESKVGNKYLNEAAGRAAEKEAACKRNKTEDSSLCLAALTSSDGITGGGKMADDEEEEDDMFETEFRQYKRTYYMTKMGVDVVSDEFLAKQAKCYVEGIQWILHYYYHGVQSWSWYYPYHYAPFLSDIRNIAHLKLTFDLGKPFMPFEQLLGVLPAASAELLPQAYRHLMTSENSTIIEYYPVDFKTDLNGKQQEWEAVVLIPFIDERCLLAAMEPCNYKLTKEEKSRNRHTECAVYSYDGEADFTYTSLLPQLFPDIIHCHVRFTDIPMDAWVVPLDHVSRRLDRSALYFCGFPSLQHIKHKFYKKKSGVVVFQQSSRGENMMLEILSRDEEEMICDDVAAQVLGKSVFVNWPHLEEARIIAVSDGDTKFYLQEPAGVQKVYDRPTSPPPTKVTCLSDKEQKEWVKDVQGITEHYMKRKGILVNETSVVLYGQLLTGRKFVPKANGAVELEKQWSKQVLPFALQTIVKDIKAFFSALTCFKSLDDLFPQATTVFMVGNPYYGAMGEVQDSSDVIKDGRVRVVFNVPHEPQMESLIQNQHKYCVRYSPGYILASHLGITSYLVSRFSGSIFIGRGSKKNPCGEQKANVGLNLKFNKKNEEVPGYTKRTEKEWLYSSAVEELLAEYLERFSEVFNTVARNSHDDVFYEDDIWPGEDQNGAEKVSEITSWLKSHPVSSISRTSCDLQVLDTAIVEKIEEAVEKTKVKKNTKKVRVTVKPHLLFRPLEQQQGVVPDPDAEYRLFDRVVNVRESFTVPLGLRGTVVGIKGADREAEVLYEVLFDDDFAGGLSIRCPSPRGYRLPPCALINLSHGARADHTSRKLTAIVKPQPVAGANFHSHRQLAGLNHSPRSPFIPTQHNNKHGNRNSPSKGPILKQQAKSKEEYGNAWQTLQNVGPPNKPPAHWQNQDGYSQPGKNQHTPSNKAAPVGGIRLLKKNENAEALFPPHNTPTKASTEFEDLIASLKISKGSQQTPPLPVPPQAPTSETDGPLSPQSFAMKGTMVLKEMLKIDSSSPGSPPVQDTANSTPSGGQQQNRRRSSKKLAAKMNSPHGDMPLAPPASAPPTNLPNALLTNKVSELACVCVGLGMAPPEFSAIRNRQGLVVCQVKLSNGLMVHGPQCQSENDAKEKAAFFALQRLNSVGSGFPLPPPLYPAMGHIRPPPMGAMTRVFNQQGGLLLPHQGYGPPPMWGMPLPPHHQNQPFFGAAGTFPGAARPQPAATTVPIGSHNQFIPLQVTKKRVSANKKNQETREFYSAAHTVARNQSQKCQNQPFGQSHVQSEPQSGQVEQPHPHAANSSTSLSCTSLADGAMTTAAPQTPPRQNVPATGHTPGSASKRRHRKLAVNFEAAKVSEG; translated from the exons ATGGGGGTTCCGAAATTTTACCGATGGATCTCGGAGCGCTACCCGTGTCTCAGTGAAGTTGTCAAGGAACATCAG ATCCCAGAGTTTGATAATCTCTATCTGGACATGAATGGGATTATCCACCAGTGTTCCCACCCAAACGACGAGGATGTTCACTTTCGCATTTCTGAGGAAAAGATTTTTGCAGACATCTTCCACTACCTGGAGGTGCTGTTCAGGATCATCAAGCCTCGCAAGGTCTTCTTCATGGCTGTGGATGGTGTGGCACCAAGGGCGAAGATGAAccagcagagagggaggagattCAG gtcTGCCAAAGAAGCAGAGGATAAGATAAAAAAGGCCCTGGACAAAGGAGAGGTCCTTCCTACAGAGGCTCGCTTCGATTCCAACTGTATCACTCCTG GTACTGAATTCATGGCGAGACTTCAGGAGCAGCTCAAATATTTTGTCCACAACAAACTCTCCACTGACAGACTGTGGCAAAATGTCAGAGTTTACTTGTCTGGTCACGAG ACACCAGGGGAAGGAGAACATAAAATCATGGAGTTTATTCGCTCGGAGAACTCAAAGCCGAGTCATGACCCCAACACCCGTCACTGCCTTTATGGCCTGGATGCCGATCTG ATAATGTTGGGTTTAACCAGCCATGAGCCAAACTTCTCCCTGCTCAGAGAAGAGGTCCGCTTCGGAGGAAAGAAATCTCAGAAAAG GATAACAGCTCCAGAGGAGACAACATTTCACTTACTTCACTTGTCTCTGATGAGGGAGTACATCGACTATGAGTTCTCTCCGCTcagg AATCACATTGGTTCTGATTATGATTTGGAGCGAATAATAGACGACTGGATCCTAATGGGCTTCCTTGTGGGAAACGATTTCATCCCTCATCTCCCTCATTTGCACATCAGCCATGATGCTCTGCCACTGTTGTACAAGACCTACATCAGTGTACTACCCAGTGTGGGAG GTTATCTGAATGAGAATGGCCATCTAAACCTCAGAAACTTTGAGAAGTACATGGAGAAGCTTGCAGAG TTTGACCGGGAACATTTTAGCGAAGTGTTTGTTGACTTGAAGTGGTTTGAGAGTAAAGTCGGTAACAAGTACTTGAATGAGGCGGCGGGACGAGCAGCAGAGAAGGAAGCTGCTTGCAAACGTAACAAGACTGAG GATTCTTCCCTCTGCCTGGCAGCTCTGACCTCATCAGATGGAATAACCGGAGGAGGAAAGATGGCTGacgatgaagaagaggaggacgacaTGTTTGAAACGGAGTTCAGACAATACAAACGCACCTACTATATGACCAAGATGGGCGTGGACGTCGTGTCTGA CGAGTTTCTTGCCAAGCAGGCCAAGTGTTACGTGGAAGGCATCCAGTGGattcttcattattattaccacGGAGTTCAATCCTGGAGCTG GTACTACCCCTACCACTACGCACCCTTCCTATCTGACATCAGAAATATCGCTCACCTAAAATTAACCTTCGACCTTGGAAAACCCTTCATGCCCTTTGAGCAGCTTTTGGGAGTCCTGCCTGCTGCCAGTGCGGAGCTGCTGCCTCAGGCTTACAGG caCCTGATGACCAGTGAAAATTCGACCATCATTGAGTACTACCCAGTTGACTTCAAAACAGACCTGAATGGCAAACAGCAGGAGTGGGAGGCTGTGGTGCTCATCCCCTTCATAGATGAG cGGTGTTTACTAGCAGCCATGGAGCCCTGCAATTACAAACTGACTAAAGAGGAAAAATCCAGGAATCGACACACGGAGTGTGCCGTCTACTCCTACGACGGCGAGGCTGACTTCACATACACGTCGTTGCTGCCTCAGCTGTTCCCCGACATCATCCACTGCCACGTCAG GTTTACAGACATCCCCATGGACGCCTGGGTGGTGCCTTTGGACCATGTCAGCAGGAGACTGGACCGTTCAGCTCTGTACTTCTGTGGCTTCCCTTCTCTGCAACACATCaagcacaag TTTTATAAGAAGAAGAGTGGCGTGGTCGTGTtccagcagagcagcagaggagagaacaTGATGTTGGAGATCCTTTCCCGAGATGAAGAAGAGATg ATATGTGATGATGTCGCTGCACAAGTGCTGGGCAAGTCCGTGTTCGTGAACTGGCCTCATCTAGAGGAAGCTCGCATCATTGCAGTGTCAGACGGAGACACCAA GTTTTATCTCCAGGAACCAGCGGGCGTCCAGAAAGTGTACGACAGGCCGACGTCTCCCCCTCCCACCAAagtcacctgtctgtctgacaagGAGCAGAAGGAGTGGGTGAAAGATGTCCAGGGAATCACTGAACa TTACATGAAAAGGAAAGGCATCTTGGTGAATGAGACGTCTGTGGTTTTGTATGGCCAGCTGCTGACAGGAAGGAAGTTTGTCCCCAAAGCCAATGGAGCCGTGGAACTCGAGAAGCAGTGGTCCAAACAAGTTCTCCCTTTTGCCCTCCAGACCATCGTCAAG GACATCAAGGCCTTCTTCTCTGCACTGACCTGTTTTAAGAGCTTAGACGACCTCTTCCCCCAAGCAACTACGGTCTTCATGGTGGGAAACCCGTACTACGGTGCCATGGGAGAG GTGCAGGATTCCAGCGACGTCATTAAAGACGGCCGAGTACGTGTCGTCTTTAACGTGCCACACGAGCCGCAGATGGAGTCCCTGATCCAGAATCAGCAT aaataCTGTGTGAGGTACAGTCCTGGTTACATTCTGGCGTCTCATCTCGGCATTACCAGCTACCTCGTATCCCGCTTCTCTGGAAGCATCTTCATCGGCAGAGGCTCTAAGAAGAA TCCTTGTGGGGAGCAAAAGGCCAACGTTGGCTTGAACCTAAAGTTCAACAAGAAGAATGAGGAGGTTCCTGGATACACCAAGAGGACTGAAAAGGAGTGGCTCTACTCTTCTGCTGTGGAGGAACTGCTGGCTGAATACCTGGAGAG ATTTTCTGAGGTTTTCAACACAGTGGCCAGAAACAGCCACGATGATGTTTTCTATGAAGATGACATCTGGCCTGGAGAGGACCagaatgg GGCAGAGAAAGTGTCTGAAATCACGTCATGGCTGAAAAGTCACCCGGTCAGCTCCATCAGTAGAACGTCATGTGATCTACAGGTGCTGGACACCGCCATTGTGGAAAAAATCGAAGAGGCAGTGGAGAAAACTAAG GTGAAGAAGAACACTAAGAAAGTCCGCGTGACCGTTAAGCCTCATCTGCTCTTCAGG ccgttggagcagcagcagggtgtGGTTCCAGACCCGGATGCAGAATATCGCCTGTTTGACAGAGTCGTCAACGTCAGGGAGAGTTTCACCGTCCCACTGGGACTCAGGGGAACCGTAGTCGGCATCAAAGGAG ccgaCCGTGAGGCAGAGGTTCTATATGAGGTCCTGTTTGATGATGATTTTGCTGGTGGTCTCAGCATCAG GTGTCCGTCACCGCGCGGTTACCGCCTGCCTCCGTGTGCTCTCATCAATCTCTCCCACGGAGCCCGTGCGGATCACACCTCCCGCAAACTCACCGCCATCGTCAAACCTCAGCCCGTTGCTGGCGCCAACTTCCACTCACACCGCCAGCTGGCCGGCCTCAACCATTCACCACGCTCACCTTTCATACCCACACAG CATAACAACAAACATGGCAACAGAAACTCTCCCTCTAAGGGTCCCATCCTGAAACAACAGGCCAAG AGTAAAGAGGAGTATGGTAATGCGTGGCAGACGCTACAGAACGTGGGCCCTCCCAACAAACCTCCTGCTCACTGGCAAAATCAG GACGGATACTCGCAGCCAGGGAAGAACCAGCACACACCATCCAACAAAgct GCTCCAGTTGGCGGCATCAGGCTGTTGAAGAAAAACGAAAATGCAGAGGCCCTTTTCCCACCACACAACACGCCCACTAAG GCTTCGACTGAGTTTGAGGATCTCATTGCCAGCCTTAAGATCTCTAAAGGGAGCCAGCAAACCCCACCTCTTCCCGTTCCTCCACAGGCGCCCACCAGCGAGACCGACGGCCCACTGTCTCCACAGTCCTTCGCCATG AAGGGAACCATGGTGCTAAAGGAGATGCTTAAGATCGACAGTTCCAGCCCAGGAAGTCCACCTGTCCAGGACACGGCCAACTCCACCCCCTCTGGAGGTCAGCAGCAGAACAGGAGACGATCGTCCAAGAAACTAG CGGCAAAGATGAACTCGCCACACGGCGACATGCCATTAGCTCCGCCTGCATCTGCTCCACCCACCAATCTCCCCAACGCTTTGCTGACCAATAAAGTGTCAGAGCTggcttgtgtctgtgtgggctTAGGCATGGCACCGCCCGAGTTCAGCGCTATACGCAACAGACAG GGTCTCGTCGTGTGCCAGGTGAAGCTGTCCAATGGGTTGATGGTTCACGGACCACAGTGCCAGTCTGAAAATGATGCCAAGGAAAAAGCTGCTTTCTTTGCCCTTCAGAGACTG AACTCAGTTGGATCGGGCTTCCCGCTCCCACCTCCTCTATACCCTGCGATGGGTCACATACGACCTCCACCAATGGGAGCCATGACTCGGGTCTTTAACCAACAAG GAGGTTTACTGTTGCCTCACCAGGGTTACGGTCCTCCCCCCATGTGGGGAATGCCGCTGCCTCCGCATCACCAGAACCAACCGTTTTTTGGAGCGGCGGGAACTTTCCCCGGCGCCGCCCGCCCCCAGCCTGCAGCGACGACTGTGCCCATCGGCTCACATAACCAGTTCATCCCCTTACAG GTCACTAAGAAGCGAGTCTCGGCCAACAAGAAGAACCAGGAAACTCGCGAGTTCTACAGCGCCGCCCACACCGTGGCCAGGAACCAATCGCAGAAATGCCAGAACCAGCCGTTTGGCCAGTCACATGTTCAGAGTGAGCCTCAGAGCGGGCAAGTGGAGCAGCCACACCCTCACGCTGCCAACAGCAGCACCTCCCTGTCCTGTACCAGCCTCGCCGACGGAGCCATGACGACAGCGGCCCCGCAGACGCCACCCAGACAAAACGTCCCGGCAACGGGCCACACCCCTGGCTCCGCCTCCAAGAGGAGACACAGGAAACTGGCGGTCAACTTTGAGGCTGCTAAAGTCTCTGAAGgctga
- the cop1 gene encoding E3 ubiquitin-protein ligase COP1 gives MSSNRSQQSAGGASSVPSTSSSSTGGAGGSNAVTSNGNNSGNVVPSRTLAAAGDGGLSSVPSLAAVPSSRGGFASLGRPSTSSGSRKKSLHQAPLHNGLLNSYEDKSNDFVCPICFEMIEEAYMTKCGHSFCYRCIRQSLEDSNRCPKCNYIVDNVDQLYPNFLVNELILKQKQRLEEKRLKLDHPNGSRWNAVQDVLSPDQENLDLANVNLMLELLVQKKKQLEAESQAAQRQILMEFLKEARRNKREQLEQLQKELNFLEDDIKRVEEMSGLYSPMMEAECTVPNVEAPSPAPSCSSIIDPPDYSQPPGFGGTPQGKRQTWYNSTLASRRKRLTAHFEDLEQCYFSNKMSRITDEGRNLNQLDDFMECLSKFTRYNSVRPLATLSYASDLYNGSSIVSSIEFDRDCDYFAIAGVTKKIKVFEYGTVIQDAVDIHYPVNEMTCNSKISCISWSSYHKNLLASSDYEGTVILWDGFTGQRSKVYQEHEKRCWSVDFNLMDPKLLASGSDDAKVKLWSTNLDNSVASIEAKANVCCVKFSPTSRYHLAFGCADHCVHYYDLRNTKQPIMVFKGHRKAVSYAKFVNGEEIVSASTDSQLKLWNVNKTHCLRSFKGHINEKNFVGLASNGDYVACGSENNSLYLYYKGLSKTLLTFKFDTVKSVLDKDKKEDDTNEFVSAVCWRALPDGESNVLIAANSQGTIKVLELV, from the exons ATGTCAAGCAACCGGTCACAGCAAAGCGCTGGCGGGGCGAGTTCTGTGCCAagcacaagcagcagcagcacgggaGGCGCTGGGGGCAGCAACGCCGTCACAAGTAATGGGAACAATTCGGGGAATGTTGTACCCAGCCGGACCCTTGCAGCAGCCGGCGACGGTGGCTTGTCGTCGGTGCCAAGTTTGGCCGCCGTGCCGTCGTCCCGGGGCGGGTTTGCTTCCCTGGGCAGACCCTCTACGTCCtcgggcagcagaaagaaatcCCTCCATCAAGCACCTTTACACAACGGCCTGCTGAACTCGTACGAAGATAAAAGCAACGATTTTGTCTG TCCCATTTGCTTCGAAATGATAGAAGAGGCGTACATGACAAAGTGTGGACACAGTTTCTG TTACAGGTGCATCCGTCAGAGCCTTGAGGACAGCAACAGATGTCCCAAGTGTAACTATATTGTGGATAATGTAGATCAGCTTTATCCAAACTTTCTCG TCAATGAACTGATCCTGAAGCAGAAACAACGGTTGGAGGAGAAGAGACTAAAATTAGATCATCCT AATGGCTCCAGGTGGAATGCTGTCCAGGATGTCTTGAGTCCTGACCAGGAGAACTTGGACTTGGCAAACGTTAATCTGATGCTGGAGCTCCTGGTTCAGAAGAAAAAGCAGCTGGAGGCG GAATCTCAAGCAGCTCAGAGACAGATCCTCATGGAGTTCCTTAAAGAAGCCAGAAGAAACAAGagagag CAactggagcagctgcagaaagagCTCAACTTTCTTGAAGACGACATTAAGCGTGTTGAG GAAATGAGCGGACTGTATTCTCCAATGATGGAGGCAGAGTGCACGGTACCTAACGTCGAAGCTCCCTCACCAGCGCCCAG CTGTAGTAGTATTATTGATCCACCAGACTACAGCCAGCCTCCAGGATTTGGTGGAACACCCCAG gGAAAACGACAGACCTGGTACAACAGCACACTGGCGTCAAGAAGAAAGAGGCTGACGGCTCATTTTGAGGATCTAGAGCAGTGCTACTTCTCCAACAAAATGTCACGCATCACAG ATGAAGGCAGGAACTTGAACCAACTCGATGATTTCATGGAGTGTTTGTCCAAGTTCACGCGCTACAACTCTGTTCGGCCGCTGGCGACTCTCTCCTACGCTAGTGACCTCTACAACGGCTCCAGTATTGTCTCCAG TATTGAGTTTGACCGTGACTGTGACTACTTTGCCATCGCTGGTGTGACCAAGAAGATCAAGGTGTTTGAGTACGGCACTGTGATCCAGGACGCAGTGGACATCCACTACCCTGTCAACGAAATGACCTGTAATTCCAAAATCAG CTGTATCAGCTGGAGCAGCTATCACAAGAACCTTCTGGCCAGCAGTGACTATGAGGGAACGGTCATCCTGTGGGATGGATTCACTGGCCAGAGATCCAAAGTTTATCAG GAGCATGAAAAAAGGTGTTGGAGCGTCGACTTCAACCTGATGGACCCCAAGCTCTTAGCCTCTGGTTCCGATGACGCTAAAG TGAAGTTATGGTCGACTAATCTTGACAACTCTGTAGCCAGCATCGAGGCCAAGGCCAACGTGTGCTGCGTTAAATTCAGCCCAACCTCCAGATATCATCTGGCCTTCGGCTGTGCAG ATCACTGTGTCCACTACTACGATCTCCGCAACACTAAGCAGCCAATTATGGTGTTCAAAGGCCACAGGAAAGCGGTGTCTTATGCCAAGTTTGTCAACGGAGAGGAAATTGTCTCTGC TTCAACAGACAGTCAGCTGAAGCTGTGGAACGTCAACAAAACCCACTGTCTGCGCTCCTTCAAGGGTCACATCAACGAGAAGAACTTTGTCGGCCTGGCTTCTAATGGAGACTATGTCGCCTGTG GCAGTGAGAACAACTCCCTGTACCTTTACTACAAAGGACTTTCTAAGACGTTGTTAACCTTCAAGTTTGACACGGTGAAGAGTGTCCTGGACAAAGACAAGAAGGAGGACGACACAAACGAGTTTGTCAGTGCTGTGTGCTGGAGGGCACTGCCTGATGGA gagTCTAATGTGCTGATTGCTGCAAACAGTCAAGGAACAATCAAG GTACTCGAACTCGTCTGA